From the Streptomyces sp. NBC_00390 genome, the window GAAGCCCATCCGCTTCTGCACCGTCGACGTCGGCCAGGCCAACGGCAGCGGTGAGCCGCAGGAGATCGTCTGCGGGGCGCGCAACTTCTCCGTCGGCGACAAGGTCGTCGTGGTCCTCCCGGGCGCCGTACTGCCCGGAGACTTCGCGATCGCCGCTCGCCAGACGTACGGCAGGACCTCGCACGGCATGATCTGCTCCGGCGACGAGCTCGGCATGGGCGACGACGGCAGCGGCGGCATCATCGTGCTGCCGCCCGAGTACGAGGTGGGCACCGACGCGATCGAGCTCCTGGAGCTCGTCGACGAGGTCCTCGACATCGCGGTCACCCCCGACCGGGGCTATGCACTGTCGATCCGCGGCGTCGCCCGCGAGGCCGCCATCGCCTACGGTCTGCCGCTGCGCGACCCGGCGCTGCTCGACGTGCCCGGCCCGAACTCGTACGGACACGTGGTCAACGTCTCCGACCCGGTCGGCTGCGACCGCTTCACCGCGCGCACCGTCGTCGGCCTGGAGCCCGAGGCCCGCTCACCGATCTGGCTGCAGCGCAGGCTGCAGAAGGCCGGGATGCGCCCGATCTCGCTCGCCGTCGACGTCACCAACTACGTGATGCTGGAGCTCGGGCAGCCGCTGCACGCCTACGACCGCTCCCGTCTCGACGGGCCGATCGGGGTGCGCCGCGCCGAGCCCGGCGAGAAGCTCACCACCCTGGACGGGGCCAAGCGCGTCCTGGACGCCGAGGACCTGGTCATCACGGACAACCGCGGCCCGATCGGCCTCGCGGGTGTCATGGGCGGTGCCAACACCGAGATCGCGGACCACGACGACACCGCCGGGGCCACCACCGAGGTCGTCATCGAGGCCGCGCACTTCGACCCGGTCGCCATCGCCCGGACCGCGCGCCGGCACAAGCTGTCCTCCGAGGCGTCCAAGCGCTTCGAGCGCGGCGTCGACCCGCTGGCCGCGGCCGCCGCCGCGCAGCGCACCGTCGATCTGCTGGTGCTGCTCGCCGGCGGCACCGCCGACGGCGGCGTCACCGAGGTCGTCGCGCCGTACGCGCCGCGTACGATCACCATGCCGGCGGACCACCCCGACCGCGTCGCGGGTGTCGCCTACGGCCGCGAGACCGTCGTACGCCGCCTCCAGGAGGTCGGCTGCGACGTCTACGGGCAGGACGAGCTCGTCGTCACCGTGCCGTCGTGGCGCCCCGACCTCGCCCAGCCGAACGACCTCGCAGAAGAGGTCATCCGGCTCGAGGGGTACGAGAACCTTCCGTCCACGCTGCCCACACCGCCGTCCGGCCGCGGTCTGACCGCACGCCAGCGGCTGCACCGGCGGGTCGGCCGGGCGCTCGCGGGCGCCGGCTACGTCGAGGCGCCGAACTATCCGTTCATCGCCGAGAAGGTCTTCGACCAGCTCGGCCTGGACGGGGACGACGCCCGTCGCCGGGTCGTCCGGCTCTCCAACCCGCTGTCCGACGAGGAGCCGGCGCTGCGCACCACACTGCTGCCCGGCCTGCTCGCCACGCTGCGGCGCAACAACGGCCGTGGCAGCCACGACCTCGCGCTGTTCGAGACCGGTCTGGTCTTCCTGCCGACCGGCGACGAGAAGCCGGCCGTGGTACTGCCGGTCGACCGCCGTCCGACCGACGCGCAGATCGCCGAGCTGGACGCCGCGCTGCCGCGCCAGCCGCGCCGCGCCGCGGTCGTCCTCGCGGGCGCCCGCGAGCAGGCCGGCTGGTGGGGCAAGGGAGGTCCGGCCGAATGGGCGGACGCGATCGAGGCGGGCCGGCTGCTCGCCCGCGAGGCGGGTGTCGAGCTGACCGTGCGGGCCGACCAGCACGCGCCGTGGCACCCCGGGCGCTGCGCCGCACTGTTCGCGACCGTCAACGGTGAGGAGACGCTCATCGGCCATGCCGGTGAGCTGCACCCGCGGGTCGTCAAGGAGCTGCACCTGCCGGAGCGCACCTGCGCCATGGAGATCGAGCTCGATCTGCTGGAGCAGGCCGGGGGCATCGTCGAGGCTCCGCGGATCTCCACCTTCCCGGTGGCGACCCAGGACGTCGCGCTGGTCGTCGCCGAGGACGTGCCCGCCGGCGACGTGGAGGCCGCACTGCGCGAGGGCGCGGGCGAACTGCTGGAGTCCATCCGGCTGTTCGACGTCTTCACCGGCGAGCAGCTGGGCGAGGGCAAGAAGTCCCTGGCGTACGCACTGCGCTTCCGTGCCGCGGACCGCACGCTGACGGTCGACGAGGCGTCGGCCGCCCGTGACGCCGCTGTCGCGCTCGCCGCCGAGCGCACCGGCGCGGTGCTGCGCGGGGCCTGAGCGGCCGTTCGCCGATGAGGGGCGCATCCGCCACGTGCGGATGCGCCCCTCACGCGTGTGCGGAGCCGGAAACCGCCCCCGCCGGGGGCGGATCGCCGACGATGTGGCGCTGCTGGTGCTGCGCGACGACCGCACACGGGCAGCGGCGCAGAGCGGTGACACCGCCCTGCGCCGTGCCCGGCCGGAACCCTCCAATCGATAGCTCTCCGCAGCCGTGTGCAGTGTTCGGCAGGAGTGGGACTGCCGACGGCCGGCGCCGCCCGCCCTGCCGCGGAGTGTCGGGCAGATCAGCAGGGCAGACGACGCGATCGGGGCCGCCGCACTGTACGAGGGGGAGCCGGCGGCCCGGCCGCCTCTGTGAGAGGCCCTTCAGTCAACCGGCGCGCACCGCCCGGCGGCAGCGTACGCAAGGCACAGAAAAGCGCACTTGTTTCACACCCCGTGCGAATCGTCCTCTACTACGCTGAGCGGACCGAGTCACCGGAGGGTGCCCATGCAGCCCAACACCCTGCTCGACGCCCTGCTCGACGAAGCGGGCATCTCGCACGCCGGACTTGCCGCCCGCGTCAACCATGCGGGCCGGGCCAGAGGCCTGTCGCTGCGGTACGAACACACGGCCGTGGCACGGTGGTTGAAGGGCCAGCGCCCGCGCGGCCAGGTGCCCGACCTGATCTGCGAGGTGTTCGCCGGCCGGCTGCACAGGGTGATCACGCTCGGCGACATCGGACTCGCCACGCCCGGGCCGTCGCCACAGGGCGCCTCCTCGCTCTCCGGGTTCGTGGACCGCGCAACAGCCCTGTGGCGCTCCGACGAGCAGCAACGGCCACACATCGTGGGGGCCCCGGCCGTCACCGGCACCCCCGCCGTGATGCCCGTGTGGGAGTGGGAGAACCCGCCCGAGGACGCGGATGTCTCGCGCAGCGGCACGACCCGGGTCAGCATGGCCGACATCAAGATGCTGCGTGCCGCGCGGGCGCACTACGAGCTGATGTACCGCAAGGCCGGCGGTGTCGCCGTCCGCGCCCGTGTCGTCGGCTTCCTCAACGCGCAGACCGCACCCCTGCTGCGCGGCGCCTACAGCGACGCACTCGGCCGTCAACTGCACCGTGCCACGGGCGGGCTGGTGGCGGTGGCGGGCATCTGCGCGTACGACTCCGACGCGCACGGTCTCGCCCAGCGTTACTTCCATCAGGCACTGCGTCTGGCAAAGGCCAGCGGCGACCGCGGACTTGGCGCCTATGTGATCGCGCTGCTGGTCAACCAGTCGCTGTACATGGGCGAGTACCGGCAGGCGGTGGCGTTCGCCGAGGCGGCGCTGCGGGCTGCCGGTCACCAGATCACGCCGGC encodes:
- a CDS encoding transcriptional regulator gives rise to the protein MQPNTLLDALLDEAGISHAGLAARVNHAGRARGLSLRYEHTAVARWLKGQRPRGQVPDLICEVFAGRLHRVITLGDIGLATPGPSPQGASSLSGFVDRATALWRSDEQQRPHIVGAPAVTGTPAVMPVWEWENPPEDADVSRSGTTRVSMADIKMLRAARAHYELMYRKAGGVAVRARVVGFLNAQTAPLLRGAYSDALGRQLHRATGGLVAVAGICAYDSDAHGLAQRYFHQALRLAKASGDRGLGAYVIALLVNQSLYMGEYRQAVAFAEAALRAAGHQITPALAADLYAMQAKAYAHLGDSGSALRCIHCAESEAERIRPGHEPDETGYVQPGLVNVQVAEALLSLGDLTVAREHATAAVGTPAHDRGRVHRLAMLSQIEMRAGEMDRAARTAAEMVERARGMESQRLRDRLRAVRRALAASGCADAEEAAELIDGALRVPL
- the pheT gene encoding phenylalanine--tRNA ligase subunit beta, with the translated sequence MRVPLSWLREYVDLPETETGRDVQAKLISAGLEVETVERLGAGLKGPLVVGQVLTIEELEGFKKPIRFCTVDVGQANGSGEPQEIVCGARNFSVGDKVVVVLPGAVLPGDFAIAARQTYGRTSHGMICSGDELGMGDDGSGGIIVLPPEYEVGTDAIELLELVDEVLDIAVTPDRGYALSIRGVAREAAIAYGLPLRDPALLDVPGPNSYGHVVNVSDPVGCDRFTARTVVGLEPEARSPIWLQRRLQKAGMRPISLAVDVTNYVMLELGQPLHAYDRSRLDGPIGVRRAEPGEKLTTLDGAKRVLDAEDLVITDNRGPIGLAGVMGGANTEIADHDDTAGATTEVVIEAAHFDPVAIARTARRHKLSSEASKRFERGVDPLAAAAAAQRTVDLLVLLAGGTADGGVTEVVAPYAPRTITMPADHPDRVAGVAYGRETVVRRLQEVGCDVYGQDELVVTVPSWRPDLAQPNDLAEEVIRLEGYENLPSTLPTPPSGRGLTARQRLHRRVGRALAGAGYVEAPNYPFIAEKVFDQLGLDGDDARRRVVRLSNPLSDEEPALRTTLLPGLLATLRRNNGRGSHDLALFETGLVFLPTGDEKPAVVLPVDRRPTDAQIAELDAALPRQPRRAAVVLAGAREQAGWWGKGGPAEWADAIEAGRLLAREAGVELTVRADQHAPWHPGRCAALFATVNGEETLIGHAGELHPRVVKELHLPERTCAMEIELDLLEQAGGIVEAPRISTFPVATQDVALVVAEDVPAGDVEAALREGAGELLESIRLFDVFTGEQLGEGKKSLAYALRFRAADRTLTVDEASAARDAAVALAAERTGAVLRGA